One genomic region from Rosa rugosa chromosome 1, drRosRugo1.1, whole genome shotgun sequence encodes:
- the LOC133740872 gene encoding cold-regulated 413 plasma membrane protein 4-like, whose protein sequence is MGFAEFMGFEGGGVGSSGARDSVRWVGTIFALISLILNRTGRRSGMQSNLLVMFLFTSFPTVLFKILRGQFGYWVSFLAVSANLFFPQTFPVSRFLLFVVTPTWVANGLRDSIVGGIFCLIIGVLSVITGIQESGGFSNCECNCHCFAVFVIVFVIVHAIFIAVHAVLDS, encoded by the exons ATGGGTTTTGCTGAGTTCATGGGGTTTGAAGGAGGAGGAGTTGGATCCAGTGGAGCTCGTGATAGCGTTCGATGGGTTGGAACCATCTTTGCCTT AATTTCGCTAATCTTGAACCGAACAGGGCGCAGATCAGGCATGCAAAGTAACCTTCTTGTAATGTTTTTGTTTACAAGCTTCCCGACAGTGTTGTTTAAGATTCTGAG GggacagttcggctattgggtTTCATTTCTTGCTGTTTCTGCAAACCTCTTCTTTCCGCAAACTTTTCCAG tTTCTCGTTTTCTCCTATTTGTGGTCACACCTACTTGGGTGGCTAATGGACTGCGTGATAGTATCGTGGGTGGCATCTTTTGTCTAATTATTGGAGTTCTATCTGTCATAACAGGGATTCAAGAAAGTGGAGGTTTTAGTAATTGTGAATGCAATTGTCATTGCTTTGCAGTTTTCGTGATTGTTTTTGTAATTGTGCACGCAATTTTCATTGCTGTGCACGCTGTCTTAGACTCTTAG